The sequence below is a genomic window from Lolium perenne isolate Kyuss_39 chromosome 7, Kyuss_2.0, whole genome shotgun sequence.
CTACATGTCAATGAAAAGTTCAATTGATGTATATCGTTTCATCCCAAAAGTAGTTGAAAAATAAACATTTCCATTCCATTAAGCCCGAGGGCGCTGTTACATAGCATTGTTGAAATCAAATACACCTGATCAACCATTAATCTGAACAAACGCCATATACTCCAGCAGCAAATAATTTCTAAAGAATGGTTAGTTGCATAGTACAATCTATTGATTGATTCCTTTGTTCATACAATCTATCCTTTTAAACGAACGCTATATACTTCAGCAGCAAATAATTTCTGAAGAATAGCTAGTTGCATAGTAAGTACAACCTATTGATTGATTCCTCCTCCTCAAACTCACCACGCATAATTGAACAAACAGATTTCCATTCCGTTAAGCCCGAGGGCGCTGTTACAGAACATTGTTCAAATCAAATACAGCTGAATTCATCAGTCTGTGAAGAAAGCTATGCTTCAGCAAACAAATAATATCTGAAGAATAGCAAGTTTCATACACAAGTTACATTTGCACAACTGGTCGAACTTAGAATTTGGGCTTGATGTAGAGATCGCGCCTGCACATAGGGCACAGCGGGTTGCTCTCGAGGACGGCCTGCATGCACGCGCCATGGAGGACGTGGGGCTTGCCGCATCCCGGCCACGCCGCGAGGTCGTCGCCCTTGAGAAGCTCGTAGCAGACGCTGCAGCTCTCCTCGTCCTCGGTGGCCACCACCCTCCTTCGCTTCGCCGGCCTCTGTTCGCCATCCCTGTCGTTGTCGTCGTGGCCGCACCGCACCGGTTCCGGCAGGTTGAGCTCCATGCCGGTGAAGCGGGCGGGCCACGGCTTCTCCATCATGTCCTCCAGGGCGGCGCGCATGTGGTCCAAGCTGTCCTCCGTGCTGTTGGTCCGCCAGAGGATGCCGACGTCAACGAACACCTCGATGCGCACGGCGCCCGGCGGGAGGCTCACCTGAGACGCCAGGCTCGTCCATAGCTCTCGGAGCCGCTTGCTGCAGCCGTCAGGGTATATGAGGTGCGCCAGCGACGCGCCGGCCCAGTCCAGCGACCTGGCCCCGTGGCCGGCGCCGGCGATGAACCGGAGCTGGTGCTCTCTCGTGCTCCCGCGCGCTTCCACGCTGCCGTCGGACGACGATGCGGCTGAGAAGCGGGTGTAGCGGTAGTGCACCAGGAGGATGTGCCTCTCGCCCCCTCCTTGTTCTTGGTGCGGAGCGTCCGCGGCGGCGACCCGCATGAAGCCGCCCGTCGTCCCTGCGGCGATGAAGTGCGGGGCCGAACCTCCAAGAAACCGCGGGATCTTCCTCGTGGGGTGTAGCGTCTGCAACAACGAGAGCTCTTCAAACTCGCCGTCgctttcctcttcctcctccgaatcatcgtcatcatcatcatcgctgtcCTCCTCGTAGTCATCCTCGGAATCCCCGTGAAGAAGAAGCGCATGTTGATCCTCTCCGTGCTGGTCCTGGTACCCCATCAGCAGGTCAAGTATTTCCTGAACGTCACCGTCGGAGAGGTGGTAAGCAGAGACGACCGCGTCGGAGGCGGCGGAGTCGTCGTGGTGGTCCCTTTCCAGCCAGAAGCCGTCGTCCATGGAGCGCACCGGCGCGAGGGGCATCTCCGCCATGTAGATATGCCCGATGGATTCCCTTGTGGATCTTCTGCTGCTTTCGTGTGGTAGCTTGAGGGAGATGGTTAGGGTTTGGGAGGGATTCATGCATGCATGGGTGTTGTGTGCTTATATCGCCGTGTATGAGTGGAGTCGGTGCGTGAAGTGCTTACACAGTCGGACTCCAAATCGATTCCCAGTTCAAGTTGTTGACACACACAGCCGGGTTGAGAGTCGGACTCGATCGATCGCCCACCGACGTGCTTTAGGCAAACAAATTGGTATGCATCAGGCTGTGGAGAAACAAATTAAAGACGCGTCGTCTTTTTGCGCGCACAAACAAAAGCCGGTACACTCGTTGCGGGGCTCGTTGACTTGATCGATCGGGGGAGACCGATCGCTTgctgcatctccaacggggcaagCGTCAAAAAATGCGGTAGATTTACGTCTCTGCAGACGCTGCGCGAACGCAGCGGTCGTTCACacggtcctcgcacgggcccgcctggcagcggcacaGATGTTTCGTCTTCAGCGCGGCATAACTTGCAGCAGCGCGCTGCAGCTTTCGGGGCCACATTAATGACGcgtctcggcttccgcgagcgtgcgctgTTGGGTGGCTTCGTAGTGGCAGGATATTGAAGGCGAGATGGTGTCCGAGCCTTTTAAAGCTTTGCTGCCGGCGCATTTTCCCGACCACACCATTGCCAGAGTCCACCATATCCACCCGACCGACGCCATGTGGAAGAAATGTTGGCTGTTCCGCAAAaccaagaacgaccacgaggctagcggctcgcggtccAGCAAGAAGCCACAGGTCGGGCGATATGTTCGCATCGAGTTTGCGCGCCGCCTCTCGAAAGAAAACCGGCCGGTGCTATAGTCGGACGCAAACCTACCTGGAGAaggctggtacctcaactccaGGCGTGCGTCGGTCCCCGCCGTGCCATGCGAGGGCCGAGAGCGCCTtgacgaggtgcgccgccgccgagccaTCTTGCCAGCCAATCTCCCAGAAGATCCGGCGTACGCgctgaactcctacaactggatatCGTTCGGGAcatgggagttcgacgcgcgttGCCGAGCTGGATACCTCGGCGACCTCCACTACTTCGACCACGAGATCGCggcggaagaagaggagaacgacGGCAAGGACGAGGACGTCGACGACGAGGGTGACTATGCCGCCGAGGCCGAGCGTGGAGAcagcgaccacgacgacagtgggaGGATGTGGGATCCGAGACCCAACCGCCGGACATTagcgaggaggaggccattgccatggcactagCCAATATCGATCTCGACGAGCTCAACGAGATCGCTATGTGGGACGGGCTCGCCATCCAGCTTCGCAAGTcggcgctcgcgcaggggaggccggcgactcctctGGCCACGCCGACACGTTCCAACAACCGCGTGCTGGATGCTGCTCCTTCAATAGCCTGGGATCCGtggcgaccttcagcacaacctcATGCGCCGCTGACGGCCTGGGCAAAGTTGCCGCAGCCTGcccttcctcctccaccaccggcgtaccagcttccatggccgacgtcggagttcatcgacctcgtcagcgacgatgAGCAGTAGCCAATAGCTAGGTTTTAGCAGGCCTTTCTAGCCTTTTTCTAAGTCTTTTTATGTTTTTTATTAATATAAATTGTGGCTTTACCAAAGGGGAAAAAATTTATgcatcgtgccgctggagccaaccGACGGAAACGGACGCGCAGTTAATTTTGACCATTTAAGCCGACGCAAATGAACGTGTCCCTTTTAGCGTTTGAAATGTGTTGCCCGTTGGAGATCGGCATATACACAATCAATATGTACGTACACACAATCAATTGGCACTTGCCGTACTTGTGCATTATGTACGAGTAAATTAATTAAAATCTAGTAACTTAATAGTATACTAGGCCGGTCGGCTGATCCTCAGAAGTCAAGAGATTACTCGAGCGGCCAGGTGTATGGTTGGGGCCTCGGCCCTCATAGATATATACTATTAGCTCTTTTTGACAAGGAGAGATCACTGATGAAGAAGCTTTTATAATTCCCTGTTGTTATGCTGGTGGTTCTTTTGTAGCTGGAAAAAGGATTTGTTATCATTTACATTATCCAAGACAAATAATAATAGTTCTGCGTAATTTGTTGGTTGTTATAGTGAGTTCTTCCTGTTGAATAGCAAATCACCCGTGTGTTCTTTGTCTGTTTATATTACTCTTGAATTTTAGTTTTAATATTTATGAGGATAGAGCTAGGACTTGGCTCCTGTCCAACGGTCTGCTCTTGCTCGGAGTGGCCTAGAATTTGCGCCTGTAAGTAGTTTGGAGTATCCCATTGTAGAAGCAAGTATAATAACTAGTTTGGAGTATCCCATTGTAGAAGCAAGCATAATGCTACTGTACATCATAGAAAAGAAGGGAAAGGGCAAAAAACAAGAATATTTGTAAGGACGCTTGAAATACGTACAATTGAGCAATTGATTCAGGTCCCCTTCAATGGTTCAGCGTACATATGACATGGCTCAGTTGCTCAATGGTTCAGAGCAATTGGGCTGGCACGGGAGTGCGACATGTAGACTTCAATGGTTCAGAGTGCATATGACATGGCTGTCGAAAATGCTGATCTCtagttttacttttttttttaGGCTGAACTGTGTATTTTTTATTTATAATGAAACAAAAGTccacaaaaagaagaagaaaatagtTGCTTGAGATGAGCAACTAAAAGAGGCCATAAGCCCACCTATCCAAGTAGCTATGCCATGGTATGATTTCCTCATGGCTTTGTGGactagaaaggcaagttcatctttAAATTTCTCCCGACATATGTAAACAATTGGAGTAACAGCCTTAAAGATAAAAGTCACTGCGAGTGATCCATATAGACCAGGTAATCAACATTATCAGCTCCATAAAGAAAGGCTTAGAGATAGCAAGCTTAAGACTAGATGATGTATCTCGAAGATCAAACTGTCCTAAGGTAGGGGGAATCCACTGAGCCAGCACAACAAAGCAAAGGGGCACTAGCAGATGATCTCTCGTCTCAAGATGACGCTGATTACACATGGCACAAGAATAATCATTCATCACAAAATTATTTCCATGAAGCATATCCCTGGTGTTGAGGCGATTATGAACGAGCAGCCAAAAGAACACCTTTTATCTCTGCTGACAACAACCATCGCACATCCATTTAAGTGCAGGCATAGCACAAACATTCCCCATAAGAGCTTAATAAACAAAAGAAACTTTAACAGAAGCACTACCTAGCACAGTCCATGAATCTGAATCATTAGTTGGCATTAATTCCTGCAACATGGCCTGAAATAGATTTAACTGCACCATAGCTTCCTTAGATACAAGTAAATAGAACAAATTAGAGAGATCAGTAGCAGCAATGACCTTCTTGAGAGAGATGGAATCATTCTTAGCAAAAGAAAAGAGATGTGGCCATGCCTCTTGTAAAGGTACATCTGTCCATTTATCCTTCCATAGTAAAATGGAGTTTCCTTGTGCAAAAGTACAAACAACAAGATTTTTAAAGGTGGGCAAAACTTTTAGACAATCTCTCCACCAAAATGAAATCTCTATAGGTCTAGCAGGTGGCAGAGCTGAAGGATAGTATAATTCCCAAGTTAATTTAACCCAAGTTAGTTCTCCAGTGTTACTATCGTTCATATGTGCTTCATTGTGTGATGTGTATGGTCTGTTCCATCCCATTTGCAAACAGATAATGCTTTGGACATTGATATGTTTTTCGCACGAAAGCTAATACTTGCACTTTACTTGACCATTCTAATTTTTACATGGATTTGACGAAATCTCCGAAGTAAAAATGTTTTTGTACGTACTGAAATCTTCAAAATTTGATGAGATTTCATTCGAAACTAGAGAGAACCTGGTCTCGGCCAACAAACACGCCACTCCGACGATCCAAACTGCTTCCACTACCACCGACGGCGCGACACTCCTCACATCGACCCCGGCATGGCCAAGCTGCGGCATGCCACGATAGCGGCTGTTAAAACTAGAATAGAATCGGCAGTGTATATCTGGTAGAGATATTCCTTGATACGCAAGTTTGTTTATAAGCGTGATCAAATCTCAACCTATTCACACTATCAATTTACTGAAGTCTTCTCGTTTAATGGCGCATGATTATTATTTTTGTTTCCAAGCTTAAAATTCGTTGGAAATTAATGCCTTATGAAGATTTGTTAACTTCCTGTGCCAGATTATTTATGTATCGAAAATATTTTAAGTACCTTAAATCGAACCTTCACTAGTTAATTGCACTACATGATAAATTTGCATATATGTAATGCTGTCGCAATTGCTAAGATAATGAACGCTACGCTTATTTTGTCTGTGCTGAAGCAGGATCAAATATGGAAAGATCAGACGGAAATGATGAGTAGGATTTTTTTCCTTATTCGACTCCTTGTTTACACCTGTTTGTATCTATAATATTTGACAACCTTTATGTTCTGTTCAGGAAATTTGAAGATATATTTGATGTAGATCATTTTATAAATTATTTGAAGTATGATGTGCGCATTGTTCGAGCTATCCTGACTGGTTCACAGAGAAAGACGAGTTATTCACCAATATAAAGTTAGTTGCCCCGTTTCACCTTTTCATCTGTCTTAGCTGTTGTCAGGTTTAAAAACTTGATAAAATCTTGAATGATATTTATTGTGGGAGCGCTATTTTCTTTCATATTAGAATCGACGTTAACCTTGCTAGGGAGGGAATAATTACTCCCTAGACAATATGCCTATGTAAAACAAGCTAACCAGATGACTTTTGCTGCTTGGTTTAGCTCTATAGTTATTGTAACACCCCATAATTTCTCCGGGTATTCCCATCCACTAATGGTTCTTGTCATCTCCACCGATGACCATTTTAGTCTTACCTCTTGAACTTCAAATCAGAGACCGCTGCCAGGTCGCCTCTCTCCGATGCTTTCGATTCATGGGGTACTCTTTTATTCAATTCATTGGTAGAGGTTTGTCTTGAGAGGTACCGATACCAACTTTCTCACTCAAATTGGTCCGTCCGGATTAGCCAGGCAAAATGGGAGTTCCGATATGGATCCTTGCATTAGGACTGGTCTTGCATTGCGAGAGCTTTTAGGAAGACGAGTAGCTCTCGAGTACGTTTCTGTTTCAGCCACTCCAAATGAGCGCGTTTCACCATGCTCCACCAACTGTTCCAAACTGGCATCCTTTCCTAAACATCAACTCAACAAGTAGTAGAAGCAAACCCGGGCAAGGGATAGTAAGCAGTTTCGTTTATCACTTCTCTAGCTAGTGAAGCTTTTCCTGCAATAAAAGAAGGAAGAATTCACTTCAGAATATGCATTGAAAACGTATATGTTGCATCTAGCTTCTGGCGCTTTTTCTTACTGTAAGAACTcttatttttctattccattgttGCTTTCACAATCAATCACTAACCGCATTTTTGCAATTCATGTGCGGTTGGCATCTATTTTCTATTTTGCAAGAGTTGACTCGTCGGGCATGCTTGGCCTTCTTGTCGCCTTCCTTTGTTCCTCTTCCTAGGCTTCGTGAAGTTAGGTCTTTTTAAGGAAAAGGCTATTCTCCGCAAGAACCGATTTGGATGTGTCTCCGATTTTAAACGGACCAAGGATCACCTTAACTCTGTCTTTCTCAAAAGAATAGGTATTCAAACCCATCATGGACTACCTTTCTTTCGTACTGCCAAGGTTACGATGGAGCAAGCAAGCTTTAAGAACTCAATCGTCCGTCCGACCGAATCACTCGTTTATGGCTCTGATTCCAAGTCAGGGTTTAAAACAGCGGTGACCCAGCTAGTTGAAAAGTTTTTACTTGGAACACCAGACATGAGAGACAGCTACAGAGACAACTAATGATATCAAAGTTGACGAAACAAGAGAGTTTCATTCAATTATTTTCAGAGTGTACGCCTATGATCAATAGTTCCTTATGTAAAGGATCTTTCCGCTACCATGAATTTGACTACATGGTTTCACCGACCCCTTTAATACTCATCTTCATGTGAACTTTCAAATTAAACGTCCTCTCAAACATCCGAGCTGACGGCTGCACCAGGCTCGTCGAGTTAGTCGAAATTTACTAGTCATTTACTCAAATCGGAGTCTCGATGCATCTTTCATAGCCTTATCTATTCCAAGAGTGCTTGTTTTCTTTATTTTCAAAAATAggctaaataaataaataaaacatgGGATGGATAATTCCCATGCATATTCCCTTCCTCCAGCACCGTGTTTCGATACGATAACTAGGTCTAATGCTTGAGACTTGTATGTTTCTTGTATGGTGGTGCATGGTATATATTGAGACTTTTGTGTGCATGCTTGCCTATAGGTATGAAGGGTTGGCTCCATTCAACTACTTCATCATGGATAAAGGCAAGTACATGTTGGGATGGTGGGCATTGTGTGATTTCCCATCACAAACTAATTGCTTTACTGTTACATACTATCTTCCGTAGACTTTGTTATTCTCTAATGGTAACAATTAAGTTCAGATCTCATGGACAAACCATCTATATTTATCTTATTCCTTTGGACTACTAAATATGAATGATGGTGATGCACTTTAGAACACATGTCCCTGTGGGCCTGCCCCTCTGTTTCAGTAGACATGGGAAAAACTATTGATGGTTACATATATAGTTCTTGGGGACAAATGATGTAGATCACCTAGCTCCATGTCACGCTTCAACTTATGTCGCAGTTTTAGGAAGCCATATTTCGCCCTTGTGCATATTTTGATGCACCATGGTACTTATGGTATATGATATGGTTTGGTTTTCCTTGATCTTCTTGTTAAAGAAATCCATCGCAGGTGAATCCTCCCATTCCAAGGAGCGATCCTCACATTGGGCCTCCCATTCCAAGGATCGATCCTCACATTGGTCCTCCCATTTCAAGGAGCGATCCTCACATTGGTCCTCCCATCCCAAGGAGCGATCCTCACTTTGCTGCTCCCATTCCAAGAAGTGATCCTTGCTTTGTGAGAGTATGGGACGTTGCCCCTCCTGAGCCTATCAACAAAAGCTTATAGCCTAGTTTTTTGCCTTAGTTATCTTCTTTATTTTTTTATCATGCATCTCCATACCTACTCAGGGTTAGATGCCATGAAGTTTGGCTTATCTGGGTCTTGGCCATGTTGGTTTTCGTGGGTGATACTTCATGAGTGGTTCGCTATCCATCGGCTACATGGAACTATAGGTTTCAATTTACTAGTACATGGTGACTTTGGACACCTCAGATCCAATGGGTGGATGAAGGCTCGTGTTTCTTTTATCCATAGTGACTTAATGCTTCTTGGATAACATGACCTTAGTACCACATTGGCTAGATAGCCTGGCAATATTTAGTGAAAATATGGTAAGTGAAGCATAATATGCGAATAATTATTCTCCAATTTGTATGTGGCATTATGCTTGCTTGCTATCCCTTCTTGTACTTGCTACTTTCGAAGTTCTTTGAACTCACATTTTCAATGTTGTTGTTTTCAGGTTTCAGATGGATAGCTGCATATGCATATGAGGATCATGGGAGTAGAACTTGTTCCACTCACTTCACACGCTCATTCATTCTCGTGAACCTTCAATTAACTTCACTAGTCCTTGGTGGATTTTTCATTCGTTGTGTGTGGTAACCTATCGTGGAGTCTCTAGTGCTCATTTGTCGAGTGGTTTGAGTTGTTAGTTGGTCCCGTGAGGCCGTTGGTTTGTTTATAAATTTGGTGGTTCCTATTCTATTAATATCATTCAACTGCCTGTCGTGGATGTCCTCCGGTATAGGGAAAACTCTGCTGGATTTCTTCCATGGGATTGTATCCTTCTGCCAGCGTTTTGCAGGTACTCGTGGCATTCCTTTTGTTTAGTAAGGTGGGGTGTTAAAGTTATGACATTTGCAAACTTCTTTTCGTCCAATTCAAATTATCACCATATTGGAAGCTGAGAGTTTTGCGTGTGCAAGAAAAtcgtattgctggggcattgcaaTGGTTTCTGCTTCTCCTAAGTTCTCTTTGTTTTCTATCATTTCTTCATCTGAAATAGGCATCTGTATTAATGACTAGATTATGTTGCTAAACTGGTTGATACTGTTATCTCAGTTTATTATAGCAGTTCAAAGTACAGTACCAACTGCAATGTGCGTTATTAATGATTGGTTGTCAATTGTGAGTTTTATGGCATTATAGTTTGCTGGCTGATACATATAGTTTCTTCCACTTGCGAACTGATATCAACATTTAATCCATTTATCATCTGAAGAAACATTTAACCTATTTATTCCGTCTGTCCACTGGGTAAGATCTTTCCTAGTGGTCGGAACTTTGTTCATTTTTGAACCACTACCTATGAATGTTATGCAAATATGAGTAATACTGACTGGTGCAAAATGGTGCCAATCTGTATGTTTAGTTGCCTGGTTACATTAATGTGTTTTGTTGTGTGAGGTAAAGTATCTGTGTTTCTGCTTGTTGCATATGTTATTCTGCTTACATGCAGCGCAAACATATTATATAATTAACTGTTACTTTACTTATTATTTATGCTGATTTTAGTAGGCGCACTGTAAAATATATCCCAAAATATGCATCAACACAGTTTTATGTTGACAATGTGCTTCCAAGGATCAAAGAGAAAAAGATAATGTCTATCAAGCCATTTTGTTGATAGGTTGGGGTAAGTGTTATTAGCATTTTGATATTTTCATGGTTCTCTTCTGTTCATATATTTTGAGATCTGTAAATATTTTTATAGCCCTGCCCTCACATTAGAGTCTTCCATGGTCAAGTTTCACAGAATTTATAGCTTGTTTGGTCATTTGCATCGTTGTGACTTATAGCTATAGTGTAATGAGGATTAACCGGCTcagatgtagagttaattatcacGCCTTAAAGTTTCTACCTGGCATTGAAGAAATTGCAGAGCTTCGAACTGGCAATGTAAATCCGTACATGTAAGTTTAGCTAACTGTTTTCAGATTAAGCTGCTTGAAGTTGCCAAATTTTTACATATCTCACACTCGATTATTCTTGCTTTTGAAGGGCTCTTCATCTTCGATTCGAGAAAGGGATGGTGGGTCTATTATTTTGTGATTTTGTTGGAACCAGAGAGGAGAAAGCAATGATGGCTGAATATAGACAGAAACAATGGCCAAGACGCTTCAAGGTGATGTTCTAATGTGAATTGTCCGCTTATCTAGAAATCAGATAATGATGAGGAATAAGGTCACAGAGTACAATGCTTAAATATACTTCCGTCTCTTGCATGCAGAATGGATCTCACTTGTGGCCTTTAGCACTGGAAAAGAGAAAAGAAGGTAGCTGTCCGCTTGAGCCTGAAGAAATAGGTTTTATTCTGCGTGCTATGGGGTAAACAAAGGAGACTCGGATATATGTTGCATCAGGGCAAGTTTATGGTGGAAACAATAGAATGGCGCCACTGAGTAATATGTTCCCCAATTTGGTACGTGCTTTACCGCAAATCTTGTTTGTTGCCTTCATATGGACATAGTGCAAACTACCAATTCAGAATGGAAAACAATAAGAATGGTTGAGATAATTTACTTGTAGTTGTGCCCAGAGGCAggtgtactatttcaagagacaaCTGATCTATTTTCATTGTTGATTGCAGGTGACCAAAGAAGATCTTGCAAGCAAGTAGGAAATAGAGCATTTCAATAAGCATATAACCAGCCTTGCTGCATTTGACTTTCTGGTTTGCCTGAAGTCGGACATGTTTGTCATGACCCATGGCGGCAATTTCGCCAAGCTGATCGTCGGCTTCCGCCAGTACATGGGGCGCCATAGGCTGAAGTCTATCAAGCCAGACAAGGGGATCCTGTCGAAGTTCTTCGGCGACCCCTATACATGCCATGGGCAACCTTTGTGGAGGATGTGATGATCACTCACCAGACACGAACTGGACTCCTGAGGCCACCTTCCCACACTATGACTTGTGGGAAAACCCTCTCACCCATTGGATGTGTAGAGCGCTTATATTATAGACTACAGGCGATTGTGCATAGCTTAATTAATTCCTTTGGTCATACTACATATTCGAAAAGGACACGATGCCCCTGCCCTCGCGTCACCCTCGCCTAGCGACTCGGGGGAAACCCCAGCTGCCGGGGACTAGGCCTCCTCCCCTTCCTCCCCCGCATT
It includes:
- the LOC127326637 gene encoding uncharacterized protein; amino-acid sequence: MAEMPLAPVRSMDDGFWLERDHHDDSAASDAVVSAYHLSDGDVQEILDLLMGYQDQHGEDQHALLLHGDSEDDYEEDSDDDDDDDSEEEEESDGEFEELSLLQTLHPTRKIPRFLGGSAPHFIAAGTTGGFMRVAAADAPHQEQGGGERHILLVHYRYTRFSAASSSDGSVEARGSTREHQLRFIAGAGHGARSLDWAGASLAHLIYPDGCSKRLRELWTSLASQVSLPPGAVRIEVFVDVGILWRTNSTEDSLDHMRAALEDMMEKPWPARFTGMELNLPEPVRCGHDDNDRDGEQRPAKRRRVVATEDEESCSVCYELLKGDDLAAWPGCGKPHVLHGACMQAVLESNPLCPMCRRDLYIKPKF